A genomic segment from Danio aesculapii chromosome 17, fDanAes4.1, whole genome shotgun sequence encodes:
- the LOC130244295 gene encoding kelch-like protein 10, whose product MENFNSPTASNVFDEARLLGEHTDLIIRANGTEFQVHKIIMCACSPYFRVLFSSKWTSTAEQTYDIPEMSPDILYLIIQYAYTRSALITAENVLKLLVTADQLLISGLVAGCCQFLDTHLRPENCIGIYMITKDFHSCLNLHHKAKRFMLQHFENVLQVSEEFLELPLKELEEIIDDDKLNVRHEEVVFEAILHWIDHEPESRRKHIVILLPKVRLGLMTLQYFMNNVKHNPLVMENEACKPVILSAMKALFDFQFDGPISSELLHQLTRPRLPSAILLAIGGWSNGPTNEIEAFDVRAERWVSVNEVDERSMAYLGTAVLEEFVYCIGGYDSVEYFNSVRKLNLITQTWHEVAPMYERRCYVSVAVLDGLIYAIGGFDGHERLKSAECYNPNTNQWTLTAQMNERRSDASASSLQGKVYICGGFTGTECLFSAECFNPQSNQWTLIAPMRSRRSGLGVIAYDGLVYAVGGFDGASRLRTAEAYNPLTNIWRDVASMHKTRSNFGIEVVDDQLFAVGGFDGSGTISNVECYDVEMDEWYSVNKMSISRSALSCCVATGLPNIIQYVAQRDAVQIQDESDNE is encoded by the exons ATGGAGAACTTTAACAGTCCCACAGCTTCAAATGTGTTTGATGAAGCGCGTTTACTGGGCGAACACACTGACCTGATCATCAGGGCGAATGGCACTGAATTTCAAGTGCACAAGATCATCATGTGTGCCTGCAGCCCTTATTTTAG GGTACTTTTCTCCTCCAAATGGACCAGCACAGCTGAACAAACCTATGACATCCCAGAAATGTCTCCAGACATCTTATATCTCATTATTCAGTACGCATACACAAGATCTGCGCTCATTACAGCAGAGAATGTGTTGAAGCTGTTAGTGACAGCTGATCAGCTCTTAATCTCGGGTCTTGTTGCTGGCTGCTGTCAGTTTCTGGACACACACTTACGTCCAGAGAACTGCATTGGCATCTACATGATAACCAAGGACTTTCACTCCTGCTTAAACCTCCACCATAAAGCGAAGCGGTTCATGCTGCAGCACTTTGAGAATGTCCTGCAAGTGTCTGAGGAGTTTCTGGAGCTCCCGCTGAAGGAGCTTGAGGAGATCATTGATGACGATAAACTCAACGTCAGACATGAGGAGGTGGTTTTTGAGGCCATCCTTCACTGGATTGATCATGAACCAGAAAGCAGGAGGAAACACATTGTGATTCTTTTGCCAAAG GTTCGCCTGGGACTGATGACGTTACAATACTTCATGAATAATGTAAAGCACAACCCTCTGGTGATGGAGAATGAAGCCTGCAAGCCTGTGATCCTCAGCGCTATGAAGGCCTTATTCGACTTTCAGTTTGATGGACCAATAAGCTCAGAGCTCCTACATCAACTGACCCGCCCCCGTCTGCCTTCTGCAATCCTTTTGGCCATCGGAGGATGGAGCAATGGACCGACCAATGAGATTGAAGCGTTTGACGTGAGGGCGGAGCGTTGGGTCAGTGTGAATGAAGTGGACGAGCGGTCCATGGCATATCTTGGCACTGCAGTTCTGGAGGAGTTTGTTTACTGCATTGGTGGTTATGACAGTGTGGAGTATTTCAACAGTGTCAGGAAACTCAACCTCATCACTCAGACTTGGCATGAG GTGGCTCCTATGTATGAGAGGAGATGCTATGTCAGTGTTGCTGTCCTGGATGGACTCATTTATGCCATCGGTGGCTTTGATGGACATGAACGGCTGAAATCAGCTGAATGTTATAATCCAAACACCAACCAGTGGACACTCACTGCGCAAATGAACGAACGCAGGAGTGACGCCAGCGCCAGCTCACTACAGGGCAAG gttTACATCTGTGGTGGTTTTACCGGGACAGAGTGTCTCTTCTCAGCTGAATGCTTCAATCCTCAGTCAAACCAGTGGACGCTCATTGCTCCGATGAGAAGCCGCCGCAGTGGTCTTGGTGTGATCGCATACGATGGTCTGGTTTATGCT gttGGTGGTTTTGATGGTGCCAGTCGCTTGCGGACTGCAGAGGCCTACAATCCACTGACTAACATCTGGAGGGATGTTGCATCTATGCACAAAACACGCAGCAACTTTGGAATTGAG GTGGTTGATGATCAGTTGTTTGCAGTCGGAGGATTCGACGGATCGGGCACCATCTCTAATGTGGAGTGTTACGATGTGGAGATGGATGAATG